In Paracoccus methylovorus, a genomic segment contains:
- the lptB gene encoding LPS export ABC transporter ATP-binding protein → MAGEQGLRVQGLRKSYRNRPVIRDVALDLDRGEVVALLGPNGSGKTTCFYCVAGLVAPDSGQVLIDGQDATRLPMYRRAQMGIGYLPQEMSIFRGLTVEQNIMAVLELVEPHVHQRRERLEELLGDFSIGHLRTASAMALSGGERRRVEIARCLAANPGYLLLDEPFAGVDPIAVGEIRALVHDLKSRGIGVLITDHNVRETLEIVDRAYILHDGHVLKSGTTAEIVADPQVRRVYLGETFRMN, encoded by the coding sequence GGAACAGGGGCTGCGGGTTCAGGGCCTGCGCAAATCCTATCGCAACCGTCCGGTGATCCGGGACGTGGCGCTGGATCTTGATCGTGGAGAGGTGGTGGCGCTGCTTGGTCCGAACGGCTCGGGCAAGACCACCTGTTTCTACTGCGTGGCCGGGCTTGTCGCACCTGATTCGGGTCAGGTGCTGATCGACGGTCAGGATGCCACGCGGCTGCCGATGTATCGCCGCGCCCAGATGGGCATCGGCTATCTGCCGCAAGAGATGTCGATCTTTCGCGGTCTGACGGTCGAGCAGAACATCATGGCCGTGCTGGAACTGGTCGAGCCGCATGTCCATCAGCGCCGCGAGCGCCTTGAAGAGCTGCTGGGCGATTTCTCGATCGGCCATCTGCGCACCGCCTCGGCCATGGCGCTGTCGGGGGGGGAGCGGCGGCGGGTCGAGATCGCCCGCTGCCTTGCAGCCAATCCCGGCTATCTGCTTCTGGATGAACCTTTTGCCGGCGTCGATCCGATCGCGGTGGGCGAAATTCGTGCCCTTGTGCATGACCTGAAAAGCCGTGGTATCGGGGTGTTGATCACCGATCACAACGTGCGCGAAACGCTGGAAATCGTGGATCGCGCCTATATCCTGCACGACGGCCATGTGTTGAAATCCGGCACTACGGCCGAGATCGTCGCCGATCCGCAGGTCCGCCGCGTCTATCTGGGCGAAACCTTCCGCATGAACTGA
- the hpf gene encoding ribosome hibernation-promoting factor, HPF/YfiA family: MRYQISGKQIDVGDALSTHVKTELGATVDKYSQRPTDATVIFSRNAHEFICDTVVHLSTGLTAQAKGAATDIYAAFEQCRERMDKQLRRYKRRLKDHYKDRTQPVEFEQAGMYVLAADEDEWETQENGLQPIIIAEMETRVPTLSVGDAVMQMELSGSPLLVFRNEKHGGVNVVHRREDGNVGWIDPRNLG; the protein is encoded by the coding sequence ATGCGCTATCAGATCAGCGGAAAACAGATCGATGTGGGCGATGCGCTTTCAACTCATGTCAAGACCGAACTTGGTGCTACTGTTGACAAGTATTCGCAGCGCCCGACGGACGCGACGGTCATCTTTTCCCGCAACGCGCATGAATTCATCTGCGACACGGTGGTGCACCTGTCAACCGGGCTGACCGCCCAGGCCAAGGGTGCGGCCACCGACATCTATGCGGCGTTCGAGCAATGCCGCGAGCGGATGGACAAGCAGCTTCGCCGCTATAAGCGCCGGCTCAAGGATCACTACAAGGATCGGACCCAGCCGGTTGAATTCGAGCAGGCGGGGATGTATGTCCTTGCCGCTGATGAGGACGAATGGGAAACGCAGGAAAACGGCCTGCAACCCATCATCATCGCCGAGATGGAAACGCGCGTGCCCACCCTGTCGGTTGGCGACGCGGTGATGCAGATGGAACTGTCCGGCAGCCCGCTGCTGGTCTTCCGCAACGAGAAACATGGGGGCGTGAACGTCGTCCACCGCCGCGAGGACGGCAACGTGGGCTGGATCGACCCCCGCAATCTGGGCTAG
- a CDS encoding PTS sugar transporter subunit IIA has translation MQISDILSPAAVRTMSQTTSKKRLFQEIAEQARTVYGVDAAQTLDALQERESLGPTGVGHGVALPHARLHGLDHVVGLFLRLEKPLDFDAVDRQPVDLIFALLAPKSSGVDHLKALALVSRTLRDQDLRSKLRANEDPVALHAMLSAAPGIKAA, from the coding sequence ATGCAGATCAGCGACATTCTCTCCCCCGCCGCCGTGCGGACGATGAGCCAGACCACCAGCAAGAAGCGACTGTTCCAGGAAATTGCCGAACAGGCGCGGACGGTCTATGGCGTGGACGCCGCCCAGACGCTGGACGCGCTTCAGGAACGCGAAAGCCTGGGCCCTACCGGCGTAGGCCATGGCGTGGCGCTGCCCCATGCGCGGCTGCATGGGCTGGACCATGTGGTCGGCCTGTTCCTGCGGCTGGAAAAACCTTTGGATTTCGATGCGGTGGACCGCCAGCCGGTGGACCTGATCTTTGCGCTGCTGGCCCCCAAAAGCTCGGGCGTCGATCACCTGAAGGCGCTGGCGCTGGTTTCGCGCACGCTGCGCGATCAGGATCTGCGGTCCAAGCTGCGTGCCAATGAGGACCCTGTGGCCCTGCACGCGATGCTGTCAGCGGCGCCGGGGATCAAAGCGGCCTAA
- a CDS encoding branched-chain amino acid aminotransferase — MAGAYDDRDGKIWMDGKLVEWRDANVHLLTHALHYASSVFEGERCYSGKIFKGHEHSLRLIESARLLDMTSPYTADEIDRAKEEVLNANGFTDAYVRAVMWRGSGEDMGVSARRNPVRMAVAAWEWGSYYGDAKWRGAKLDIAKWKRPSPETIPTAAKAAGLYMICTMSKHAAEEKGCSDALFMDWEGYVAEATGANIFFVKDGEVHTPLADRFLNGITRQTVIQMLKDNGVPVHERRIKPEELDGFQECFLTGTAAEVTPVGQIGDWHFQVGDHTRKISDDYEKLVRS, encoded by the coding sequence ATGGCGGGCGCATATGACGATCGTGATGGCAAAATCTGGATGGATGGCAAGTTGGTGGAGTGGCGCGACGCCAACGTCCATCTTCTGACCCACGCGCTGCACTATGCCAGTTCGGTATTCGAGGGCGAGCGGTGCTATAGCGGCAAGATCTTCAAGGGGCATGAGCATTCGCTACGGCTGATCGAATCGGCCCGGCTTCTGGACATGACCTCGCCCTACACCGCCGACGAAATCGACCGGGCCAAGGAAGAAGTGCTGAATGCCAACGGCTTTACGGATGCCTATGTCCGCGCCGTGATGTGGCGCGGCTCGGGCGAGGACATGGGCGTCTCTGCCCGCCGTAACCCGGTCCGCATGGCCGTCGCCGCCTGGGAATGGGGCAGCTATTACGGCGATGCGAAATGGCGGGGCGCCAAGCTGGACATCGCCAAGTGGAAGCGCCCCAGCCCCGAGACCATCCCCACCGCCGCCAAGGCCGCCGGGCTTTACATGATCTGCACCATGTCCAAGCATGCGGCTGAGGAAAAAGGCTGTTCGGACGCGCTGTTCATGGACTGGGAAGGTTATGTCGCCGAGGCCACCGGCGCCAATATCTTCTTCGTCAAGGATGGCGAGGTGCACACTCCGCTGGCCGACCGTTTCCTGAACGGCATCACCCGGCAGACGGTCATCCAGATGCTCAAGGACAACGGCGTTCCTGTTCATGAGCGCCGTATCAAGCCCGAAGAACTGGACGGCTTTCAGGAATGCTTCCTGACCGGCACTGCGGCTGAGGTCACCCCGGTCGGGCAGATCGGCGACTGGCATTTCCAGGTTGGCGACCACACCCGCAAGATCTCCGACGATTACGAAAAGCTGGTCCGTAGCTGA
- a CDS encoding MarR family winged helix-turn-helix transcriptional regulator: protein MQNKVSIAPAGGESLLFLTDDQLRRGIEAMFFAYRAFTADPDLILAELNYGRAHHRAIHFINREPGLTVTALLDVLGVTKQSLNRVLRTLIEDGLVENRIGRRDRRERQLYLTDKGALLERRLSEAQRARMRAAYRAAGPQAVAGFRQVLEAMMDRDTLRQYRALKELPDAS from the coding sequence ATGCAAAACAAAGTGAGCATCGCGCCGGCGGGCGGGGAAAGCCTGCTGTTTCTGACGGACGACCAGCTTCGCCGCGGGATCGAGGCGATGTTCTTTGCCTACCGCGCCTTCACTGCCGATCCCGACCTGATTCTGGCCGAACTCAACTATGGCCGCGCCCACCACCGGGCGATCCATTTCATCAATCGCGAGCCGGGCCTGACGGTGACGGCGCTGCTGGATGTGCTGGGTGTGACCAAGCAGTCGCTGAACCGGGTGCTGCGCACCCTGATCGAGGACGGGCTGGTTGAAAACCGCATCGGCCGCCGCGACCGGCGCGAGCGGCAGCTTTACCTGACCGACAAGGGCGCCTTGTTGGAACGCCGGCTGTCCGAGGCGCAGCGCGCGCGGATGCGGGCCGCATATCGTGCCGCCGGACCGCAGGCGGTGGCAGGCTTTCGGCAGGTGCTTGAGGCGATGATGGACCGCGACACGCTGCGCCAGTATCGTGCGCTGAAAGAACTGCCGGACGCATCATGA